A window of Chloroflexota bacterium genomic DNA:
ATCTTCGCCGTGGCGCGCGATGTGACCGAGCAGAAGCGCATGGAGGAGGAGCTTCGACGCAGCGAGTTGACGCTCGAGCGCCTCAACGCCGAGCTGGAGGAGCGCGTGCAGGAGCGGACGTCGCAGCTGGAAGCGACGAACAAGGAACTGGAGGCATTCACCTACGCCGTATCGCACGACCTTCGCGCCCCCCTTCGCGCGATCGACGGGTTCAGCATGGCTCTTATGGAGGACGCCGCGGATCGGCTCGATGAGGTCGGCAAGGGCTACGTGCGTCGAGTGCGCGCGGCGGTCGAGCGCATGGCCGATCTCATCGACGACCTGCTGAAGCTGTCGCGCCTCACCCGCGGGGAGCTGCGCATCGAGGAAGTCGATCTGAGCGCCATGGCGCGCGCCGTCGCCGACGAGCTGCGCGCGACCCAGCCCGAACGCCCGGTGACGTTCGAGATCGCGGACGGGCTGCTCGCATTTGCTGACCAGTCGCTGATCCGGGCTGCAATGGAGAACCTGCTCGGGAATGCCTGGAAGTTCAGCCGAAACGTCGCGCATGCCCAGATCGAGGTGGGCGCGGCCGAGATCGGAGGCTGCCCCGCGTTCTTTGTCCGGGACAACGGCGCCGGGTTCGACATGGCGTTTGCGGACAAGCTATTCGGCGCATTTCAGCGTCTCCACACCAAGGAGGAGTTCGAGGGCAACGGAATCGGCCTCGCCACAGTCCAGCGCATCATCCACCGCCACGGCGGCCGCGTCTGGGGCGAGGGCGAGGTTGGAAAGGGCGCGACGTTCTGGTTCACAGTCCCGGCGCGGGAGGACGCTCGCGCGCCGGAAATCGAAAGGAGTGGCACAGATGCCAGATCAACCGGTGCTGTTGGTTGAAGACAATCCCGACGATGAGGAGCTGACGCGGCGAGCGTTCAAAAAGAGCCGAGTGATCAATGAGCTGGTCGTCGCGCGGGACGGCCAGGAGGCGCTGGACTGCATTTTCGGGGATGGCGCGAGGCCAATCGCCGATATCCAGCTCGTCCTGCTGGATTTGAAACTTCCGAAGATCCACGGGCTGGAGGTGCTCCGTCGGATCCGGTCAGACCCGCGCACGCGCACGCTCCCAGTCGTGATTCTCACCTCGTCGGACGAGGAGCGCGACCTCGTTGCCGGTTACGACCTGGGAGCGAACAGCTACATTCGAAAGCCCGTTGACTTCCAGCAGTTCGCCGAGGCCGTGCAACAGCTCAGTCTTTACTGGCTGGTGTTGAACGAGCCGCCGCCGGCGACGGCCGCGTAGGGCGGAATGGCTGTGCAGGGGCCGCCGATGTCGAAACCGCCCTGGGGCTTGCGCCTCCAGCTTGCGGCCGTGACCATTGGTGTCGCGCTGCTCACCGGCGCGGGCATCGCCGCCCTGTTCATTGTGCGCAGCAGCCAGGCGCTGCGCGACGATGTCCTGAGCGAGCAGCTTGCCACGGCCAGCCTCACCGCGGAGTTTGCGTCCATCTACGTTGCCGGCGCGCAGATGGCAGTAGACGGACTGGCGCGCGAGGCTCGCCTGGTCGAAGCGGCTACGTCGGACACGCCTGAGTCGGCATCGCCCGACCTCGCAGTCTTCCTCCACAGCTACACCCCCCTCGCGGCCATCACCCTGTTCGACCTCGATGGGGTCTCACGCGCTACAGGGCTCGCCGACCCGGCGGCCGTGGGCGTCTCCGCGGCTGACCGAGACTACTTCCAGGAAATCGCGCGAACGAAGGAGCCCTTCGTCGGTCGGCCGATCGTGTCCCGGATCACCAGCCTCCCCGTCGTCCCGTACGCGGTGCCGGTCGTCGATACGGAAGGAACGATGCGCGCGGTCCTGATGGGGTCGATCTCCGTGGCACGTCTCTCCGAGGCCCTGGCCAGGGTCAATCCCGACAGCCTGCTGCGCATCTCCGTCGTCGACCGGCGCGAGGGCGGAACGAACATCGCGCACACGGACCCCTCCAGGCTCCTCGATCGACCGAATCTTGGCCCTGGCGCGCTCTCGCAGATCCTTGCAGGAGCCGCGGGAACGGAGCAGTTCCGCAGTCCTGACGGCAACGAATTGCTCCTTGCCTTTAATCCCATTCCCGGCCTACCGTGGTCCGTGGTGACTTGGCAGCCGGCCGACCAGGCCATGGCCCCGATCACCCGGCGCGGGTGGGAGGCGGCCGCCTTCGCCGCGGTGGCGATCGTTCTCGCCGGAGCGGCAGGGATCGTCGTGTCGCTCCGGATCAGCCATCCGGTCCTTCGCTTGCGCGATGCGGCGCGCCGCGTGGCGGCCGGCGACCTCGCCGTTCGCGTACGCTTCACCCAGCAAGACGAGATCGGCCAGCTCGGCCGCGCCTTCGACGCCATGGCGGAATCACTCCAGGAGCGGTCGCGCGCCCTCGAGGCGGCGAACCGCGAGATGGAGGACTTCAGCTACGCGGTCGCCCACGAGCTGCGCGCGCCCCTCCGCGCCATCTACGGCTTCAGCCACGAGCTGGTGGCCGAGCATGGCGCTCAGCTCGACGAGCAAGCCCGGGGCGACCTGAGCCGAATCCGCGCAGCGAGCCTGCGGATGGGCCAGCTCATCGAGGGCGTCCTGACCCTGCTCCGACTCGGCAGAGTCGAGCTTCGTCGGGAAGCGGTCGACCTGAGCGCCATTGCCGACACAGTCGCGCGCCAGCTCCAGGCCGAGGCGCCGGACCGCGCCGTTCGCGTCACCATCGCCAAAGGGGTGATGGCCCGAGGCGACCCGGCGCTCCTGCGGACAGCGCTCGCGCACCTCCTGGGAAACGCGTGGAAGTTCACGCGCCCGATCACCGCGCCGGCGATCGCCTTCGGCTCGCATCAGGCAGATGGAGCGACGGCCTACTTCGTGCGCGACAACGGTGTCGGCTTCGACATGGCCCACACGGCGAACCTGTTCGGCGCGTTCCAGCGCTTGCACAGCGTCGACGAGTTCGAGGGCAACGGCGTTGGACTCGCGGCGGTCCAGCGCATTGTCCGCCGCCACGGCGGGCGCGTCTGGGCCGAAGCCGCGCCCGGAAAGGGCGCCACGTTCTGGTTCACGTTGGAGCCGGGGAATGAGAACCACCATGACTGACCGGACCTTGCACGTCCTCTTCGTCGAGGACAATCCCGACGACGCCGAGATCATCGCGCGGCAGCTCCGGCGGGAGCTGGGGCCCGTGAAGCACCGGCGGGTCGAGACGCCGGAGGCCCTGGAAAGGGCCCACGCCGAGCGGGCATGGGACGTCGTGCTTGTCGACTATACGCTCCCGCGCTTCAACGGGGCGGACGCCGTTCGGCTGGTGCGCCAGTGGCGGCCGGAGCCCCCCTCCATTGTCGTGTCGGGAACCATTACCGACGAGGTGGCCGCCGAGCTGTTGCGGGTCGGCGCGGCGGACTTCATCCTGAAGGACCGACCGGCCCGTCTCAGCCACGCCATCCGGCACGCGATGGAGGAGGCGCGCCTGCGCGCCGAAGCACGCTCGGCGCTCGCGGAGCTCAAGTCCAGTGAGAAGCGCTTCCGCTCCCTCATCGAGCAGGGCTCCGATTTCATCGCCATCGTAGACGACAACGGCGTGATGACATACGTCGCCCCGTCCGTGCTTCGGTTGTTCGGCTACCAGGCGGACGAGGTCCTCGGTCGCAACATCCTCGATTGGGTCCATCCCGACGACGTCGAGCGCGCCAGAGCTGGCCTCGCAGACCTCTTGCGCAATCCCGCGTCGCCACGCGTCGAGACCTTTCGAGTGCGGCACCGGAGCGGCGAGTATCGCTGGCTCGAGGGCTCCGGGACGGTCCTGAGCGACGAATCCGCCGTGCGCGCCGTTGTGCTGAACTATCACGACATCACCGAGCGGCGCACTGCCGAAATCGCGCTCGCGGAAAGCGAGGCGCAGTATCGACGCATCGTCACGTCGGTCCAGGAGGGGATCAGCCAGATCGACGCCGAGGACCGCATGGTGTTCGTGAACGACCGCATGGCCGCGATGCTGGGCTACGCGCCGGAGGAGATGCTGGGCCGCCCGCTCGCCGACTTCATCGGACCCACTCGGCGGGGGGCTCCGCTGAATGAGGCGATGGCTCGGCGGCACATGGGTGTCGCCGAGCGCATCGAGGTCGACCTGCTCCACAAGAACGGCGGGATCGTCTGGGCGATCGTCTCCGCGAGCCCGCTGTTCGATGCCCATGGACACTACGTCGGCGCCCTGGCCGCGCTGACCGATATCACCGACCGCAAGCGTGACGAGGAGGCTCTCGCCTCCAAAAACCGCGCGCTGCGCACCCTCAGCCGAGGCAATGACGAGCTGATCCATGCGTCCACCGAGATCGATCTGGTGCGAGGGATCTGCCGAGCCGTCGTCGAGGAGGGCGGCTACCGCTTTGCCTGGGTCGGGTACGTCGAGCGCCACGGGGCGCGAATGATCCGGCCGATCGCGTGGGCCGGGCAGGACGCCACGTACCTCGAAGATGCTCCGCCGGTCGTGGGCGGCGGCAGGACGGGCGGACGGCCGATCGCCGCCGCGGTCCGGACCGGCGAGGTCGCCGTCGTGCAGCAGCTCGACCGCAGGCCGGTGACGCGATGGATGAAGGAGGCGCGCAAACGAGGGTACATGTCCGTCATCGCAATCCCGCTCAAGGACGGAGAGGACGTGTTCGGCGTGCTCAATATCTACGCGGCGCAGCCGGACGCGTTCGATCACGATGAGCGCCAGCTCCTCGAGGAGCTGGCCAATGACCTGGCGTTCGGGATCCTCGGGCTGCGCGAGCGCGCCGCGCACACGGAGACCCAGCGCCGCGAGCTGGAGGCGCTGCAAAAGATCCGCGCGACGATCGAAGCGACCGTGGCCGCGCTCGCCGGGGCGCTGGAGCTCCGGGACCCGTATACGGCGGGCCACCAGCGCCGGGTGGCGAGCCTGGCCGCGGCCATTGGCCGCGGGCTTGGCCTCCCGGACGACCGGGTCGAGGGGATCCGCTTCGGCGCGCTCATCCACGACATCGGCAAGGTCTACGTGCCGTCCGAGATCCTCAATCGCCCCGGCACCCTCACGCCCGTCGAGTTCGAGCTGATCAAGACCCACGCCCAGGCCGGTTACGACATCGTGAAGGACGTGCAGTTCCCCTGGCCCATCGCCGAGATGGTGCTCCAGCACCACGAGCGGCTGGACGGGTCCGGCTACCCGAACGGCCTGCGCGGCGAGGCAATCTGCCTGGAGGCGCGCATCCTGGCCGTGGCGGACGTGGTGGAGGCGATCGGTACATTCCGTCCCTATCGGCCCGCGCTGGGCATGGACCGCGGCCTGGAGGTGATTAGGAGTCAGCGTGGGGTCGCCTTCGACGCGTCGGTCGTCGACGCCTGCATCCAGGTGATCGGGGCGGGGTTCCGCTTCGAGGCCGCGAACGACGTGCAGGAAGGAGGTTCGTGAGTGGTGATGATGCAAGGAGAAAGAACCGCTATGCTGGAGCCCGGGACCTACGCTGATACCTTTCGCGCGCTGAGCGCCTCCATCACCCAGGTGAAGGGGAGAAACATCGGGATCGTCGACCGCGGCGACCATGTCGAGGTGTCGTGGCTGGGAGACGACGGCGTGCGGCACGAGCGTCACTTCAACGAGCCGGATCTGGCGTCGCTCCGCGAGTGGGGAAAGAAGCTTCGCGGCGCGCATCGGTCCGCGCCCACGGGGATCACCGAGGCGGTCCGCTCCCTCCGCGACCAGGGGATTCCGGACGCGGTCGAGTCGCTGCGCACCCTTGGCCAGATCCTGGACGAGCGCGCGGCGGAGGAGATCGCCATCGCGGAGATGACGGGCGGCTACTGGGTGTCGTGGAATAGCCGAGGCGCGAAGGTGAGCATGGTGTTCGCCCGCGACGAGCTGACGGCGCGCGCGCTGCGGTACCAGACGCTCCGCGGGCGGCCCGACGAGGCGGCGCCGACAATGCGCAGGCGCCGCTGATTCCCACCCCCGCTGCCCCCAACCCCACCCTCCCCCGCTGCGGCAGGGGAGGGGGTTGGATCTTCCCCCCGCGACCGGTGGAGGTTCAGGGAGGGCGTGAGGCCCCCACCCCCACCCCCCCCCGCTGCGGCAGGGGAGGGAGTAAACTGTCATCCCGAGGGCGAAGCCCGAGGGATCTCGCTCGACAGAGATGCCGCGCTGCGCTCGGCATGATCGGGAAGGCCGAGCCCTCACCTCCCCCGGGCGGCCGCCCCGCGCGCCGAAGCCTCGCCCGCCGCTGCCCGCGTGACGAGCACCAGCAGGCCCAGGACTACGAAGCACAGCAGCAGGGCGCTGAGCCCCAGCGACCAGCGAATGCTGATGAAGCCGCCCAGGATCCCGACCGTCACCCCGCTGCCCGCCTTCAGCCCGTTGCTCGCCATGCTGTAGAGGCCGATGACGCGGCCTCGCTCGGCCGGCGGCGCCAGGAGCTGGACGAGCGTCTGCGCGATGGACTGTGACGCGAGGCTGGCCACGCCCGCCAGGATCAGCAGCAGGATCGAGAGCGGATAGCTTTCGGTGGCCGCGAAGCCGATCATGCTCAGCCCCCAGACGACCGTGCTGAAGAGCGCGGTGCGGGCGCTCGGGCGGAGCAGGCCGCTCGCCTCGAGCAGGATGCCCCCCAGCACCGCGCCGCCGGCGTTGGCGGCGATGAAGCCGCCGTAGGCGAGGCCCGCCGTGTCGATGCCCAGGTCGTGGGCGAACTCGGGCATCTGGGGCCCGAGGGCGGCGCCGATCAAGAGGGCGCTCACCCCACCGAGGGCGACCATGGCGATGATGGTCGGGTTGTCGGCCACGTCGCGAAGCACGCGCACGGCGGCGACGAGCGAGAGGCGCGGCCGGCGGGCGCCGGGCTGCTCGCGAAGGTGGCCGGTATACGGAACGGTGAGCAGCCACGTTGTGAGCGGGAGGTAGATCAGCACGTTGGCGAAGATGCCGAAGGTGGGCCCGAGTCCCAGCAGCAGCGCGGACCCGACGGCTGGGCCGCAGAGGATCCCCAGGCTGCGCGCCGTCGAGTTCAGGCGCACGGCGCTGGGGAGCGTCTCCGGCCCGACGATGTCGTGGAGCATGAGCTGCTCGGCCGGCGCCCAGAGGGCCGCCGCCATACCGTGGAGGGAGAGGAGCACCATGGCGTGCCAGACCTCGAGCCGCTGGGTCAAGAACAGGGCTCCCCACGACGCGGAGACGGACATAAAGAGGAGCTGCGACGCCTGGATGACCTTCCGGCAATCGTACCGGTCCGCTAGCGAGCCGAAGAAGACGGACAGAAGCAGGAACGGCACCCAGTGGCTGATGACCGCGAACCCGGCGAGGGCGGGCGAGTGGAAGTACTGGTAGAGCATCCAGTAGGTGATGACGTGCTCGACGTTGTCGCCCATCATCGAGAGCATGCCGCCGACGAGGTACCGCCGGCAGTCCGGATTCGCGAGGGCAAGGAAGCGCGTGGCGGCTGGGCGACGCTCCGCTCCCGTGGTGTCGCCGGGGACGCGCGCGCCGGTGCTCACGAAGCCCAAAACCTCCGAGGGGCAACGTCGGGGTGCACCCAGGATGATAGGGCAGCGACCGAGCGCCTTGGGCCGTATACTCTCGGCGGCCGGCATCCTCCAATCCCCCGATCACCCCATCCCGAGGCCCGATTCCGCCAGTGAGATCCGATCCCCCGGACGACGACTTCGACGAAGCCTACGACGACGAGGAGCGGCCGCGTCGGCGCATCGGGCCGCTCAAGGTCGCCTTCATCGGGCTCGTCTGCGGCGTCGCCCTCAGCTTCGGCGCGATCCTGACGGCCTTCTCGACGGGGACCGGCGCCGGGGCGCCCGGGGCGCTGACCATCCTCATGATGGGGACCGACCAGCGGCCGGACGAGCGCGGGTCGGACCCCGGGCGGACCGATTCGATGATGTTGGTTGTGGTGCGGCCGAACGCTCCCGTGGCGCTCGTCTCGGTCCCCCGCGATCTCTGGGTCTCGATCCCCGGCTATGGGGAGGGGCGAATCAATACGGCGTATCGCAGCGCCGAGTTGGAGCGGCCCGGTAGCGGGCCCGCCGAGGCAAAGACAACGGTCGCGGCGGCGCTGGGGATCCACGTCGACCGGTACGTGTTGGTCGACATGGCAGGCCTGCGGACCATCGTCGACGACGTGGGCGGCGTCGACGTCGACGTGCCAACAACCATCATCGACCAGGCCTTCCCCACGGACGATTACGGCATTACCACCATCGAGATTCCGGCCGGGCGCCAGCACCTGAACGGCGCGATGGCCCTCGCCTACGCCCGGACCCGCCACCAGGACAGCGACTTCGGGCGGATGGGGCGCCAGCAGCAGGTGATCGAGGCGCTGATGGCGAAGCTGGCGCGCCCGTCCGGGATGCTGGCCGCGCCCCGGGTGTTGCGCGCGGTCTCCGCGGCCACGCGATCCGACCTATCACCGGCGGACGCGGCGTTTCTGGCGGCCGGGGGCGTGCTGGCCGGGGGCGGCGTGCGCCAGATGGTGATCGGCCCGGAGTTGGTGAGTCCGCTGACCGGTGACGACGGCGCGGCGCTCCTGCAGCCGCGGCCGGGGCTGAAGGCCGCGGTCGCGGACTTTGTGGAGTTGGCTTCTCCGCGCTCCTGAGGGCGCAGCGCGAAGGATCTCGATGGCTGGAGATGCTTCGCTGCGCTCAGCATGACAAACGTCGGTCGGTCAGTCATCCTGAGGGCGCAGCCCGAAGGATCTCGATGGCCGGAGATGCTTCGCTGCGCTCAGCATGACCGTCATTCAGATCAGATCTATGGCAGTTCGTACAAAACGCTGCCCATGTCCGAGGCGTCGTATCCGCCCAGGGCCTCCACCTCGGCCCGGAATTGCGCCGACCCGATCACCGCGCGGAGCGGCGCCAGCAGCTCGCCCTCGTAGTGCTCGGCGGGGACGATCAGGTCGTAGCGCTCCCGGAGGAGGGGGATGAACTCCATCGAGAGGGCGCGGGCGGCCGCCAGAATCCCGAGCCCGACGTCCGCGGTGCCGCTCATCACCGCGGCCGCCACGGCCAGGTGGTTGTACTCCTCGCGCTCGTAACCCCGCACCTGCGACGGGTCAGCGCCCAGCCGCTTCAGCTCGTAGTCGAGGAGCACGCGGGTCCCCGCCCCCCGTTGACGATTGACATAACGTACATCGGGGCGCAGGAGGTCGGCGAGGCCGTGGATCGCCTTCGGGTTACCGGGCGCCACGATGAGCCCCTGCTCCCGATAGACGAGATTGACGATGAGCGCGCGTCGCTCGCGGAGGTAGCGCCGAACGAACCCCACGTTGTACTCGCCGGTCTCCTCGTCGAGCAGGTGCGAGCCGGCGAGGTGCGCCTCGCCCCGCTGGAGGGCGATGAGGCCGCCGAGGCTGCCGACGTTCGACGACGAGAGGCTGGCGCCGGGCCGAATCCGGGCGATGGCGCTGGAGAGCAG
This region includes:
- a CDS encoding response regulator — translated: MPDQPVLLVEDNPDDEELTRRAFKKSRVINELVVARDGQEALDCIFGDGARPIADIQLVLLDLKLPKIHGLEVLRRIRSDPRTRTLPVVILTSSDEERDLVAGYDLGANSYIRKPVDFQQFAEAVQQLSLYWLVLNEPPPATAA
- a CDS encoding ATP-binding protein, whose product is MSKPPWGLRLQLAAVTIGVALLTGAGIAALFIVRSSQALRDDVLSEQLATASLTAEFASIYVAGAQMAVDGLAREARLVEAATSDTPESASPDLAVFLHSYTPLAAITLFDLDGVSRATGLADPAAVGVSAADRDYFQEIARTKEPFVGRPIVSRITSLPVVPYAVPVVDTEGTMRAVLMGSISVARLSEALARVNPDSLLRISVVDRREGGTNIAHTDPSRLLDRPNLGPGALSQILAGAAGTEQFRSPDGNELLLAFNPIPGLPWSVVTWQPADQAMAPITRRGWEAAAFAAVAIVLAGAAGIVVSLRISHPVLRLRDAARRVAAGDLAVRVRFTQQDEIGQLGRAFDAMAESLQERSRALEAANREMEDFSYAVAHELRAPLRAIYGFSHELVAEHGAQLDEQARGDLSRIRAASLRMGQLIEGVLTLLRLGRVELRREAVDLSAIADTVARQLQAEAPDRAVRVTIAKGVMARGDPALLRTALAHLLGNAWKFTRPITAPAIAFGSHQADGATAYFVRDNGVGFDMAHTANLFGAFQRLHSVDEFEGNGVGLAAVQRIVRRHGGRVWAEAAPGKGATFWFTLEPGNENHHD
- a CDS encoding PAS domain S-box protein; its protein translation is MTDRTLHVLFVEDNPDDAEIIARQLRRELGPVKHRRVETPEALERAHAERAWDVVLVDYTLPRFNGADAVRLVRQWRPEPPSIVVSGTITDEVAAELLRVGAADFILKDRPARLSHAIRHAMEEARLRAEARSALAELKSSEKRFRSLIEQGSDFIAIVDDNGVMTYVAPSVLRLFGYQADEVLGRNILDWVHPDDVERARAGLADLLRNPASPRVETFRVRHRSGEYRWLEGSGTVLSDESAVRAVVLNYHDITERRTAEIALAESEAQYRRIVTSVQEGISQIDAEDRMVFVNDRMAAMLGYAPEEMLGRPLADFIGPTRRGAPLNEAMARRHMGVAERIEVDLLHKNGGIVWAIVSASPLFDAHGHYVGALAALTDITDRKRDEEALASKNRALRTLSRGNDELIHASTEIDLVRGICRAVVEEGGYRFAWVGYVERHGARMIRPIAWAGQDATYLEDAPPVVGGGRTGGRPIAAAVRTGEVAVVQQLDRRPVTRWMKEARKRGYMSVIAIPLKDGEDVFGVLNIYAAQPDAFDHDERQLLEELANDLAFGILGLRERAAHTETQRRELEALQKIRATIEATVAALAGALELRDPYTAGHQRRVASLAAAIGRGLGLPDDRVEGIRFGALIHDIGKVYVPSEILNRPGTLTPVEFELIKTHAQAGYDIVKDVQFPWPIAEMVLQHHERLDGSGYPNGLRGEAICLEARILAVADVVEAIGTFRPYRPALGMDRGLEVIRSQRGVAFDASVVDACIQVIGAGFRFEAANDVQEGGS
- a CDS encoding MFS transporter, whose amino-acid sequence is MSTGARVPGDTTGAERRPAATRFLALANPDCRRYLVGGMLSMMGDNVEHVITYWMLYQYFHSPALAGFAVISHWVPFLLLSVFFGSLADRYDCRKVIQASQLLFMSVSASWGALFLTQRLEVWHAMVLLSLHGMAAALWAPAEQLMLHDIVGPETLPSAVRLNSTARSLGILCGPAVGSALLLGLGPTFGIFANVLIYLPLTTWLLTVPYTGHLREQPGARRPRLSLVAAVRVLRDVADNPTIIAMVALGGVSALLIGAALGPQMPEFAHDLGIDTAGLAYGGFIAANAGGAVLGGILLEASGLLRPSARTALFSTVVWGLSMIGFAATESYPLSILLLILAGVASLASQSIAQTLVQLLAPPAERGRVIGLYSMASNGLKAGSGVTVGILGGFISIRWSLGLSALLLCFVVLGLLVLVTRAAAGEASARGAAARGR
- a CDS encoding LCP family protein, whose protein sequence is MRSDPPDDDFDEAYDDEERPRRRIGPLKVAFIGLVCGVALSFGAILTAFSTGTGAGAPGALTILMMGTDQRPDERGSDPGRTDSMMLVVVRPNAPVALVSVPRDLWVSIPGYGEGRINTAYRSAELERPGSGPAEAKTTVAAALGIHVDRYVLVDMAGLRTIVDDVGGVDVDVPTTIIDQAFPTDDYGITTIEIPAGRQHLNGAMALAYARTRHQDSDFGRMGRQQQVIEALMAKLARPSGMLAAPRVLRAVSAATRSDLSPADAAFLAAGGVLAGGGVRQMVIGPELVSPLTGDDGAALLQPRPGLKAAVADFVELASPRS